From the genome of Antennarius striatus isolate MH-2024 chromosome 19, ASM4005453v1, whole genome shotgun sequence, one region includes:
- the LOC137613341 gene encoding CCAAT/enhancer-binding protein zeta-like, whose amino-acid sequence MAAENKRRSKAKAEFTGPVETEDPTGEGGTGGGTGSDDGGEEEFSLEEVLRLGGTQADYVLLAGLDDSNELVDGGRKGAIDDLEEGELEAFISRLGVRAFSGLQVISDDPGGDAAPTERKRPPAAEDPASSPQVTTSPQVTTSPQVTTSPQGEKKKKEKKKKPGEEPQRASAGAPPPASGVFDFQQRGVLLIRPGGKWFHLDYANESSASPQDPTLVARYLSLARRLLEAEVELYRRRRSLQGGANAGWMKTVVSAGVLADRMAAMTLLVQDAPVHTLEHVDALVTLMGRPGGRRAGLMALDTLRELLLSDLLPEDRKLRPFAQHPFDQLEQRASGNRDARDRRLLLWCFEAQLKQRVARFVGALDALGRDTVGAAKARALSTAHQLLAARPEQERALLGQVVNKLGDPDYQTAARAAHLLGGLLQQHPNMRAVVCGEVERLLFRPNVGARAQYYAICFLSQVRLAPGDAPLASRLIAIYFSFFSACIRKKDLQSKMLGALLAGVNRAYPYAGPGDQKVQEQLDTLFQVAHLGRFSTAVQALTLLFQVMDAQQGVSDRYYVALYRKLLDPALGSCRPTPLLNLLFRSLKTDLALRRVHAFMRRLLQVAAQQGPAFACGALYLVSEVMRVKPGLQQLLQEGGDGEEEEFRDLAEGSDEEEGLPPRPEEEKPTASWVHHQNMEGGRSLRSYEPLHRNPLFCGADRAPLWELQKLCLHFHPSVSLFARMLLQGDPIQYSGDPLQDFTLIRFLDRFVFRNPKQSRGKRNTGAVALKRSAVSALPVNSEDFLSRDESQIPVDQVFFYRFFKKRQQEKKLQRRRGDGDEESVEDVEDEEFEKILDSLEGDSFFSRLSDDDLDFAGHVKPEGRSGDSDESDLDDLDDLDDEEVSLGSMDEEEFGDELEDEGGAFMDPDGEEEEDEGRTLRHQSQSVLSPSDGLFLTAPELGGDEEEEEKEDVRGGTGISAPRGGTRGSKRRLEDLQDSGSTAPKKKKQKGKKDAAVFASAEEFGFLLDQNSGSGLDQVGLNAVANRDRAGLKQLRWEAQRDDWIHGRDPKTLRRKKAGLKQRGAGQRPPRGGGSRGPAHASETRRRRGRK is encoded by the exons GCCGACTACGTGCTGCTGGCCGGTCTGGACGACTCCAACGAGCTGGTGGACGGGGGGAGGAAGGGGGCGATAGACGACCTGGAGGAGGGCGAGCTGGAGGCCTTCATCAGCAGGCTGGGCGTCCGGGCGTTCTCTGGTCTGCAGGTCATCAGCGACGATCCTGGGGGGGACGCCGCCCCCACCGAGAGGAAACGGCCTCCAGCGGCGGAAGACCCAGCGTCGTCACCCCAGGTGACGACGTCACCCCAGGTGACGACGTCACCCCAGGTGACGACGTCACCGcagggagagaagaagaagaaagagaagaagaagaaaccggGGGAGGAGCCCCAGCGGGCGTCGGCTGGGGCTCCTCCCCCGGCGTCGGGCGTCTTTGACTTCCAGCAGAGGGGGGTCCTGCTGATCCGCCCGGGGGGGAAGTGGTTCCACCTGGACTACGCCAACGAAAGCTCCGCCTCCCCGCAGGACCCCACCCTGGTGGCGCGCTACCTGAGCCTGGCGCGCCGCCTGCTGGAGGCGGAGGTGGAGCTCTAccgcaggaggcggagcctccagGGGGGGGCCAACGCCGGCTGGATGAAGACGGTGGTGTCGGCGGGCGTGCTGGCGGACCGCATGGCGGCCATGACGCTACTGGTGCAGGACGCCCCGGTGCACACGCTGGAGCACGTGGATGCCCTGGTGACCCTGATGGGGCGGCCGGGGGGCCGGCGGGCGGGGCTGATGGCGCTGGACACGCTCagggagctgctgctgtccgACCTGCTGCCCGAGGACCGCAAGCTCCGCCCCTTCGCCCAGCACCCCTTCGACCAGCTGGAGCAGCGGGCGAGCGGGAACCGCGACGCCCGGGACCGGCGGCTGCTGCTCTGGTGCTTCGAGGCCCAGCTGAAGCAGCGGGTGGCCCGCTTCGTGGGGGCGCTGGACGCCCTGGGCCGCGACACGGTGGGGGCCGCCAAGGCCCGGGCACTGAGCACCGCCCACCAGCTGCTGGCAGCACGCCCCGAGCAGGAGAGGGCGCTGCTGGGCCAGGTGGTCAACAAGCTGGGCGACCCCGACTACCAGACGGCAGCACGGGCGGCGCACCTGCTGGGggggctgctgcagcagcacccCAACATGCGGGCGGTGGTGTGCGGCGAGGTGGAGCGCCTCCTGTTCCGCCCCAACGTAGGCGCCCGGGCGCAGTACTACGCCATCTGCTTCCTCAGCCAGGTGCGGCTCGCCCCGGGCGACGCCCCCCTGGCCTCCCGGCTCATCGCCATCTACTTCTCCTTCTTCAGCGCCTGCATCAGGAAGAAGGACCTGCAGTCCAAGATGCTGGGCGCCCTGCTGGCGGGCGTCAACCGGGCGTACCCCTATGCCGGGCCAGGCGACCAGAAGGTGCAGGAGCAGCTGGACACCCTGTTCCAGGTGGCGCACCTGGGGCGCTTCAGCACGGCGGTGCAGGCGCTCACGCTGCTGTTCCAGGTGATGGACGCCCAGCAGGGCGTGTCCGACCGCTACTACGTGGCTCTGTACAG GAAGCTCCTGGACCCGGCCCTGGGCTCCTGCAGGCCGACACCCCTCCTGAACCTGCTGTTCCGGTCCTTGAAGACAGACCTGGCGCTGAGGCGGGTCCATGCCTTCATGCGGCGCCTCCTGCAGGTCGCCGCCCAGCAGGGCCCCGCCTTCGCGTGTGGCGCCCTCTACCTGGTGTCGGAGGTGATGCGGGTCAAACCGgggctccagcagctgctgcaggagggcGGG gacggcgaggaggaggagttcaGGGACCTCGCTGAAGGAagcgatgaagaggaaggactGCCCCCTCGTCCGGAGGAGGAGAAGCCCACGGCATCATGGGTACACCACCAGAACATGGAAG gggggcggagcctccggAGCTACGAGCCACTGCACCGGAACCCGTTGTTCTGCGGCGCCGACCGCGCCCCCCTGTGGGAGCTGCAGAAG CTCTGCCTCCATTTCCACCCGTCAGTGTCGCTGTTTGCCAGGATGCTCCTGCAG GGCGACCCGATCCAGTACTCTGGTGACCCTCTGCAGGACTTCACCCTCATCAGGTTCCTGGACCGCTTCGTCTTCAGGAACCCCAAGCAGTCCAGGGGCAAAC GGAACACGGGCGCTGTGGCGCTGAAGAGGTCGGCCGTCAGCGCGCTGCCAG TGAACTCTGAAGACTTCCTGTCCAGAGACGAGAGCCAGATCCCGGTGGATCAGGTGTTCTTCTACcg gttcttcaAGAAGCGTCAGCAGGAGAAGAAGCTCCAGCGGCGGCGAGGAGATGGAGACGAGGAGAGCGTGGAGGACGTGGAGGACGAGGAGTTTGAGAAGATCCTGG ACTCCCTGGAGGGCGACTCGTTCTTCTCCCGCCTGTCAGACGACGATCTGGACTTCGCCGG ACACGTGAAGCCTGAAGGCAGGAGCGGCGACTCGGACGAGTCGGACCTGGACGACCTGGACGACCTGGACGACGAGGAGGTGTCTCTGGGCAGCATGGATGAGGAAGAGTTTGGGGACGAGCTGGAGGACGAGGGGGGGGCCTTCATGGATCctgatggggaggaggaggaggatgaaggtagGACACTGCGTCACCAAAGTCAGTCTGTTCTTTCACCCTCTGACGGTCTTTTCCTCACAGCTCCAGAGCTGGGGggggacgaggaggaagaggagaaggaggatgtCAGGGGGG GAACCGGGATATCCGCCCCCCGGGGAGGGACCAGGGGGTCCAAACGGAGGCTGGAGGACCTGCAGGACTCTGGATCCACAG CTcctaagaagaagaagcagaaaggaaagaaagacgCAGCCGTGTTCGCTTCAGCTGAAGAG tTCGGGTTCCTGTTGGACCAGAACTCCGGCTCCGGTCTGGACCAGGTGGGCCTGAACGCCGTGGCCAATAGAGACCGTGCAG GCCTGAAGCAGCTGAGGTGGGAGGCCCAGCGTGACGACTGGATCCATGGCCGCGACCCCAAGacgctgaggaggaagaaggcaGGGCTAAAGCAGCGGGGGGCCGGCCAACGCCCcccaagaggaggaggaagtagaggccCCGCCCACGCATCGgaaaccaggaggaggaggggcaggaAGTGA